A single window of Leptospira wolffii serovar Khorat str. Khorat-H2 DNA harbors:
- a CDS encoding AMP-dependent synthetase/ligase, translating into METNQKYFYDMLDKTAANFPNKESFSRRTKEGIKGRTFSEIKSLVDQLTAGFISEGVQKDDKILYLCDSSQNWIIGDIAIVSAGAVSVPRGTDVVDEDILYIVNHSESKYAVVQKEKDKQRLVNLSSKLPSLKKVFVMENDIGDLKSGPETISSLIEKGKSYLSSNPDAIRKRLKEKSPSELATLIYTSGTTGAPKGVMLNQTGWISAVEKVIGFVQLDSKDSGVSLLPPWHAFERAIEYCIVELGAGFLVSNIGNLKEDLKEFQPTLFPSVPRIWESLYSGIINKVSKESAIKKGIFGFFLKIGEIWASQKAVLLGYDFRIKKPNTIAYLYRKFVSLLFLILLSPLKLGAILVFKPIHKALGGRLRVSVSAGSALPSVVDKFLSAIGLIVLEGYGMTETSAVLSIRKPRQPSPGTVGTPIPGYECILKDEKGNIVNGGAKGSLWVKSKQVLMGYYKRPELNEVVFDKNGFFDTGDIMRFNYRNELVFAGRAKDTIVLAGGENVEPVPIEDQLLNSPYVNQVLVTGHESKHLIALIVPDFDRLRAEFPDLPEDANVWNSHPKIREIFKSEVSARISRKNGFKAFEVIPQNAFYIVPRPFDPDREMTRTLKMKRNEILDSFKKEVSDLTKN; encoded by the coding sequence TTGGAAACGAATCAAAAATATTTTTACGATATGCTGGATAAAACTGCGGCGAATTTTCCAAACAAGGAAAGCTTTTCTCGTAGAACCAAGGAGGGAATCAAAGGAAGAACCTTCTCCGAGATCAAATCCTTAGTGGATCAGCTTACGGCCGGTTTCATATCGGAAGGCGTCCAAAAGGACGATAAGATATTATATTTATGCGATTCGAGCCAAAACTGGATCATAGGGGATATCGCCATCGTTTCCGCAGGAGCCGTTTCCGTTCCAAGAGGAACTGACGTTGTGGACGAGGATATTCTTTATATCGTGAATCATTCCGAAAGCAAATACGCGGTGGTTCAAAAAGAAAAGGACAAGCAAAGGCTCGTAAATCTTTCCTCAAAACTTCCTAGTTTAAAGAAAGTATTCGTAATGGAAAACGATATAGGAGACTTGAAGTCGGGACCGGAAACTATTTCCTCTTTGATTGAAAAAGGGAAGAGTTATCTTTCTTCGAATCCGGACGCAATTCGTAAGAGATTAAAGGAAAAATCTCCTTCCGAACTAGCCACGTTGATTTATACTTCCGGTACGACCGGAGCCCCGAAGGGCGTAATGTTGAATCAAACCGGATGGATTTCCGCTGTGGAAAAAGTGATCGGCTTCGTTCAATTGGACTCCAAGGATTCCGGGGTTAGTCTATTACCACCTTGGCATGCGTTTGAAAGAGCGATAGAGTATTGTATCGTCGAATTAGGCGCCGGATTTTTGGTTTCCAATATCGGCAACCTAAAGGAGGATTTGAAGGAATTCCAACCTACTCTATTTCCATCCGTTCCTAGAATTTGGGAATCCTTATATAGCGGTATTATAAACAAAGTATCGAAGGAATCCGCGATCAAGAAGGGAATATTCGGATTCTTCCTGAAGATAGGAGAAATTTGGGCGAGTCAAAAAGCGGTTCTTTTGGGTTACGATTTCAGAATTAAGAAACCGAATACGATCGCTTATTTATATCGTAAGTTCGTATCTTTGCTCTTTTTGATTCTTCTATCACCTTTAAAATTAGGGGCTATTCTCGTTTTTAAACCCATCCACAAAGCGTTAGGCGGAAGATTGAGGGTGTCCGTTTCAGCTGGGAGCGCTCTTCCTTCCGTAGTGGATAAGTTCCTTTCGGCTATCGGATTGATCGTGCTGGAAGGATACGGAATGACGGAAACCTCGGCGGTCCTTTCCATTCGTAAACCTAGACAACCTTCACCCGGAACGGTAGGAACTCCTATCCCGGGATACGAATGCATTCTAAAAGATGAAAAAGGAAATATCGTAAACGGCGGAGCTAAAGGAAGTCTTTGGGTAAAATCCAAACAAGTTCTGATGGGCTATTACAAGAGACCCGAGTTGAACGAAGTGGTGTTCGATAAGAACGGCTTCTTCGATACGGGTGATATCATGCGCTTCAACTATCGCAACGAGCTCGTCTTTGCAGGAAGGGCAAAAGATACGATCGTATTGGCCGGAGGAGAAAATGTGGAACCGGTTCCGATAGAGGATCAGTTACTCAATTCTCCCTATGTGAACCAAGTATTGGTAACCGGGCACGAATCCAAACATTTGATCGCGTTGATCGTTCCCGACTTCGATCGATTGAGGGCGGAATTTCCGGATCTTCCTGAGGATGCAAACGTTTGGAATTCCCATCCGAAAATTAGGGAGATCTTTAAGTCGGAAGTATCCGCAAGAATTTCCAGAAAGAACGGATTCAAGGCCTTCGAAGTGATACCTCAGAATGCTTTTTATATAGTCCCGAGGCCTTTCGATCCGGATAGGGAAATGACGCGCACCCTAAAGATGAAGCGAAACGAAATATTAGATAGTTTTAAAAAAGAAGTCTCGGACCTGACTAAGAATTAG
- a CDS encoding suppressor of fused domain protein has protein sequence MNRVLEPKILYQEANPYGAFTAYLEDDGRTIYLYLQAEESPDFAIKSVWVCNRIDAPKERSQEDLRNGLAPLLLEAEVTDPKGQPEFDVNEIHFIWSEEGNGVSFFYKEELFAYLPPWSGVKGFHGYSKFAKVEAITAYPLGNSEFGVIPDRIAQDRKFWEYRSTKGIWKEIQESRLGFLESAFGKHDKYWSADGGKYPQLGIARFAPKELPGVYVYSTIGMSAQNLPGVELYRKDYEDYSRVELLLAAKISDEDRSESWVPHQIGEIIRFPWTMGKWFGHGHTISMSRKDPESLYLSFTHLALREIGSEEGFPALTGLKSEKGKEIRFLALLPISEEERIFLQDKGVSAFFSLFDTFGTKWIHNPERHSAV, from the coding sequence ATGAATCGAGTGTTAGAACCCAAAATATTATACCAAGAAGCGAATCCGTACGGGGCGTTTACCGCTTATCTGGAAGACGACGGTCGAACGATTTATCTTTATTTACAGGCCGAAGAAAGTCCTGATTTTGCAATCAAATCCGTATGGGTTTGTAATCGTATAGACGCTCCTAAGGAGCGGTCTCAAGAGGATTTGCGTAACGGTTTAGCTCCTTTATTATTGGAAGCCGAAGTTACGGATCCAAAAGGCCAGCCGGAATTCGACGTGAATGAAATTCATTTCATTTGGTCGGAAGAAGGGAACGGGGTCTCATTCTTTTATAAAGAGGAACTCTTCGCGTATCTTCCTCCTTGGTCGGGAGTTAAAGGGTTTCACGGATACTCCAAATTTGCGAAGGTCGAAGCTATTACCGCATATCCATTGGGAAATTCTGAATTCGGCGTAATTCCCGATCGGATCGCTCAAGATAGAAAGTTTTGGGAATATAGATCCACGAAAGGTATTTGGAAGGAAATCCAAGAATCCAGGTTGGGATTTTTAGAATCCGCTTTTGGAAAACATGATAAGTACTGGTCTGCGGACGGAGGAAAATATCCTCAATTGGGAATCGCACGTTTCGCTCCCAAAGAACTTCCGGGCGTATACGTATATTCTACGATAGGCATGAGCGCTCAGAATTTACCGGGAGTGGAATTATACCGTAAGGACTATGAGGATTATTCCAGAGTGGAACTACTACTCGCGGCAAAGATTTCGGACGAAGATAGATCCGAAAGCTGGGTACCTCATCAGATAGGAGAAATCATACGCTTTCCTTGGACCATGGGAAAATGGTTCGGTCACGGACATACGATTTCCATGAGCCGTAAGGATCCGGAATCCCTATATTTGAGTTTTACTCACTTAGCATTAAGAGAAATCGGATCCGAGGAAGGGTTTCCCGCTCTTACTGGATTGAAATCCGAAAAAGGAAAAGAGATCCGCTTTCTGGCCTTGCTTCCTATCTCGGAAGAGGAGAGAATCTTCCTACAAGATAAGGGAGTGTCCGCATTCTTCTCATTGTTCGATACGTTCGGAACGAAATGGATTCACAATCCGGAAAGACATTCCGCCGTCTGA
- a CDS encoding MaoC family dehydratase: MYEKGKSFDEIQIGDKASFTKTITETDIYLFAGISGDFNPLHVDEEYAKTTQFGTRIAHGGLAASLLAPVLGMKLPGLGTIALETTTKFRKPVYPGDTITCTVEVKEKIPRLKAVAMNIEWTNQKKETIGKGECKVIPPGAL; encoded by the coding sequence ATGTACGAAAAAGGCAAGAGCTTCGACGAAATTCAAATCGGAGATAAGGCGAGCTTTACTAAGACAATTACCGAGACGGATATCTACCTCTTTGCGGGAATCAGCGGGGATTTCAATCCATTGCATGTCGACGAGGAGTATGCGAAGACGACTCAGTTCGGCACAAGAATAGCACACGGAGGATTGGCGGCTTCCTTACTGGCTCCCGTGCTGGGGATGAAGCTTCCAGGATTGGGAACGATTGCCTTGGAGACGACCACTAAATTTCGCAAACCGGTTTATCCCGGAGATACGATCACTTGTACGGTGGAGGTGAAGGAAAAAATTCCAAGACTGAAAGCCGTCGCCATGAACATAGAGTGGACCAATCAAAAGAAAGAAACCATCGGCAAGGGAGAATGCAAAGTGATTCCTCCCGGAGCCCTATAA
- a CDS encoding acyl-CoA dehydrogenase family protein: MFLNPYLSSSDLEFYEMVKDFAKERVFPSVEERDEHSVWGDSIWKEMGSMGLLGIPVPEEFGGQGGTCLQCCIAQEAFNAGSLDGGFGLSWGAHMIIGTLPILFQGTEAQKKKYLPKLASGEWIAGLALTEPDSGSDAAAMNTFAAKVDGGFILNGSKLYITNGPNGQVFIVMARTTKSRGPMGVSAFIVESNMKGFHVSKVLKKLGHNTSMTAELSFQDMFVPDENLLGPLNSGFVRIGKGTLEWERTVLVAAVPGGMEFGLELSLDYAWKRHQFGKPILSFFGVQEKIARNWAYLCASRRLIYFVARKKDSDPSASLPFESSALKVFVTETAEEVASDAVQIHGGMGYMRECAVSRQYRDVRLGTIGGGTTEVQKSIISSTYKGFDKLMEVLQLSQPEEIRSKSEKLLANSPEEKILSAAKELLRSAGEHSDRKKKQPLEFGFADLAVFVTTVQLGFWDVANSTSEYKSEDRIRDLKILIFYAGCRFFKSVHFLKELDAEKTKNLMRLFSELPSVEKEVGDCVEFLKNGVLGAVGA, encoded by the coding sequence ATGTTTTTGAACCCATACTTAAGTTCTTCCGATCTGGAATTCTATGAAATGGTGAAGGATTTCGCTAAAGAAAGGGTTTTTCCTAGCGTAGAAGAAAGAGACGAGCATTCCGTCTGGGGAGACTCTATCTGGAAAGAAATGGGAAGTATGGGACTCTTGGGGATTCCCGTTCCGGAAGAATTCGGCGGTCAGGGTGGAACATGTCTCCAGTGTTGTATCGCGCAAGAAGCGTTTAACGCAGGTTCCTTAGACGGAGGATTTGGTCTGTCTTGGGGTGCGCATATGATCATAGGAACTCTTCCTATTCTATTCCAAGGAACAGAAGCACAAAAGAAAAAATATCTTCCTAAACTTGCCTCCGGCGAATGGATTGCGGGACTCGCGCTTACGGAACCGGATTCGGGATCGGATGCTGCGGCTATGAATACGTTCGCCGCTAAGGTGGACGGAGGCTTTATTCTAAACGGAAGCAAATTATATATTACGAACGGACCGAACGGCCAGGTTTTCATTGTGATGGCCAGAACCACCAAATCCAGAGGCCCCATGGGAGTCTCCGCCTTCATAGTAGAATCGAATATGAAAGGTTTCCATGTGAGTAAGGTTCTAAAGAAACTCGGACATAACACTTCGATGACTGCGGAGCTTTCATTCCAAGATATGTTCGTTCCGGATGAAAATCTTTTGGGACCTCTGAACTCTGGATTTGTTCGAATCGGAAAAGGAACTTTGGAATGGGAAAGAACCGTACTCGTGGCGGCAGTTCCCGGCGGAATGGAATTCGGATTGGAACTCAGCTTGGATTACGCGTGGAAACGTCACCAATTCGGTAAGCCTATCCTTTCTTTCTTCGGAGTTCAGGAAAAAATCGCACGTAACTGGGCTTATCTTTGCGCTTCCCGTAGATTGATATATTTCGTTGCACGTAAAAAGGATTCGGATCCGAGTGCGAGTCTTCCTTTCGAAAGTTCCGCCTTGAAAGTCTTTGTGACTGAAACCGCCGAGGAAGTGGCGAGTGACGCGGTTCAGATCCATGGCGGAATGGGTTATATGAGAGAATGCGCCGTAAGCCGTCAGTATAGGGACGTTCGGCTCGGCACTATCGGCGGAGGAACTACCGAGGTTCAAAAGAGCATTATCTCTTCCACATACAAAGGTTTCGATAAATTGATGGAAGTATTACAACTTTCTCAACCGGAAGAAATCAGAAGCAAATCCGAAAAGCTTCTGGCAAATAGTCCGGAAGAAAAGATTCTCTCCGCGGCAAAAGAGCTTCTCCGGAGCGCCGGAGAGCATTCCGACAGAAAGAAAAAGCAACCTCTTGAATTCGGTTTTGCCGATCTTGCGGTCTTCGTTACTACGGTGCAATTGGGTTTCTGGGACGTAGCTAATTCCACTTCGGAATATAAATCCGAAGATAGAATCAGAGATCTCAAGATTCTAATCTTCTATGCAGGATGCAGATTCTTTAAAAGCGTTCATTTTTTAAAGGAACTGGATGCTGAAAAGACCAAAAATCTCATGAGATTATTCTCCGAACTTCCTTCCGTAGAAAAAGAAGTGGGAGATTGCGTGGAATTCCTGAAGAACGGCGTCTTAGGAGCCGTTGGCGCATAA
- the ligA gene encoding NAD-dependent DNA ligase LigA, with protein sequence MRVLEEKIRHHQYLYYVKNKTEISDYDFDHLFKRLQALEEKFPELMDPASPTLSVGSDLDKDFQKFTHKLPVLSLENTYNEEELLDWVQKTDPEGEYSLEWKIDGASLMLYYENGILANGVTRGTGGIGDDVTENVRTIRSIPLRLNEPVSVYLRGEVYMTFSDFEEFNEAYEGKYANPRNLSSGSLKQKNSADVAKRPLRIFVYDAFFPGTKSKFKTHAEVMKKAEELKFPLPPDTVLVKGKEVSNAIKNFKKKKEKLGFPTDGLVIKLNDLSRRESLGYTSHSPRWARAFKFDAVMKESKIVGIDYAVGRTGKITPRAEIEPIVLAGTTVTFATLHNQDYINELGVGIGAVVRVSKRGEIIPAVEEVVTPGKEVFKIPLKCPSCKTKTEKKEDSVDYFCPNPECPDRVKNGIIFFCSRKQMDIEGLGEKQVEFLYDQGYIKDLAGLYSLEKHKEKLMQEEGYGEKSVSIILNGIEKSKEKDFRFVLSSLGLREIGPKVSELLTEHGYDSMDSIISAAKSPKKTEALLEIPGIGPSTIQAIAESFTDKRILTLIDKLKKSGLKMKADPVQKSEKQPFAGQIWCVSGSFENFQPRDKAMDLVVYYGGKKVGSISSKTTHLLAGPGAGSKLDKAQELGVQVVSEEEFLNLLSENGISI encoded by the coding sequence ATGCGGGTCTTGGAGGAAAAAATACGGCACCATCAATATTTATATTATGTAAAGAATAAGACAGAAATCTCCGACTACGATTTCGATCATTTATTCAAAAGACTCCAAGCCTTGGAGGAAAAATTTCCCGAACTGATGGATCCCGCAAGCCCTACGTTGAGCGTGGGATCGGATCTGGATAAGGATTTTCAAAAGTTCACCCATAAACTTCCCGTTTTATCTTTGGAGAATACTTATAACGAGGAGGAACTCCTGGATTGGGTCCAAAAGACGGATCCCGAAGGCGAATATTCTCTGGAATGGAAGATAGACGGAGCCTCTTTGATGTTATATTATGAAAATGGAATTTTAGCCAACGGGGTGACTAGGGGTACTGGCGGAATCGGGGACGATGTCACGGAAAATGTGAGGACTATCCGCTCCATTCCTCTACGATTGAACGAACCCGTTTCCGTTTATCTGAGGGGCGAGGTCTATATGACTTTCTCCGATTTCGAGGAATTCAACGAGGCTTATGAGGGAAAATATGCGAATCCTAGAAATCTTTCCTCCGGCTCCTTGAAGCAGAAGAATTCGGCCGATGTTGCCAAGAGACCTCTTCGAATTTTCGTCTATGACGCATTCTTCCCCGGAACCAAATCCAAGTTTAAGACTCATGCGGAAGTGATGAAAAAAGCGGAAGAACTGAAGTTCCCCCTTCCTCCGGATACGGTATTGGTAAAAGGAAAGGAAGTATCTAACGCCATAAAGAATTTTAAAAAGAAAAAAGAAAAGCTCGGATTTCCGACAGACGGATTGGTGATCAAACTGAACGACTTATCCAGAAGGGAATCGCTAGGATACACTTCCCATTCTCCGCGTTGGGCCAGAGCCTTTAAATTCGATGCGGTCATGAAAGAGAGTAAGATCGTAGGTATCGATTACGCCGTGGGTAGGACGGGCAAGATCACTCCGAGGGCCGAGATTGAACCGATCGTACTAGCCGGAACGACGGTAACTTTCGCAACTCTACATAATCAGGATTATATAAACGAATTAGGGGTCGGCATCGGCGCCGTTGTTCGCGTTTCCAAAAGGGGAGAGATCATCCCTGCGGTGGAAGAGGTCGTCACTCCGGGAAAGGAAGTCTTTAAGATCCCTCTAAAATGTCCCTCCTGTAAAACCAAGACGGAAAAAAAAGAAGATTCCGTGGATTATTTCTGTCCGAACCCGGAATGTCCGGATCGGGTCAAAAACGGAATCATATTCTTCTGTTCTCGAAAGCAAATGGACATAGAGGGTCTAGGTGAGAAGCAGGTGGAATTTTTGTACGACCAGGGATACATCAAGGATTTGGCCGGTCTATATTCTCTCGAAAAGCATAAAGAAAAATTAATGCAAGAAGAAGGTTACGGAGAAAAGAGCGTTTCCATCATTCTGAATGGAATCGAAAAATCCAAAGAGAAGGATTTCCGATTCGTTCTTTCTTCTTTGGGGCTTCGCGAAATTGGTCCTAAGGTTTCCGAACTCTTAACGGAGCACGGTTACGATTCCATGGACTCCATTATTTCCGCGGCGAAGAGCCCTAAAAAAACGGAAGCTCTATTAGAAATTCCGGGGATAGGCCCGTCGACGATCCAGGCGATCGCCGAAAGTTTTACCGATAAAAGAATCCTAACATTGATCGATAAATTGAAGAAATCAGGGCTTAAGATGAAGGCCGATCCGGTCCAGAAATCGGAAAAGCAACCGTTTGCCGGCCAGATCTGGTGTGTCTCCGGTTCTTTCGAAAATTTTCAGCCAAGAGATAAGGCTATGGATTTGGTAGTCTACTACGGCGGCAAAAAGGTCGGATCGATTTCTTCTAAAACAACTCATCTTCTCGCTGGCCCGGGCGCAGGTTCTAAGCTGGATAAGGCTCAGGAATTAGGAGTGCAGGTCGTTTCTGAGGAAGAATTCCTAAATCTTCTTTCTGAAAACGGCATTTCCATCTAA
- a CDS encoding cysteine-rich CWC family protein, producing MTSKICPGCSNIFDCRAGESSCWCLSVTLDSNALQNIREIYEDCLCKECLSKYETPLTERS from the coding sequence ATGACGAGTAAGATATGTCCCGGATGTAGTAACATTTTCGATTGCAGAGCGGGCGAATCTTCTTGCTGGTGTTTAAGCGTTACTCTGGATTCGAACGCACTTCAGAATATAAGGGAAATATACGAAGATTGTTTATGCAAAGAATGTCTTTCTAAATACGAAACGCCTTTGACAGAACGATCCTGA
- a CDS encoding M23 family metallopeptidase, with protein sequence MEKMIKKRIDQVKEKGHQRLTVLLIPHGFDKSFHFQISIFTIFFLVGLLFAIVGIAVLGIVKYNNTRIQINALASVYGKYFDEYIEYSENLGDIRDDFTSLTENLQEIHSLVDGESEELLKLPEESDSEDLANNELKLEEAADKDLMLGRSYLSEIYGYRSVRVAMDKNRALVDSVFDFLDTRYGIMNSLPFGEPLMSYNLTSYYGMRRSPTFGYMEFHDGVDLANVPGTPIYATGDGKVYRAIYSPRGYGNHIVLAHANGYYSLYGHCTRLLVREGDSVHKNQMIGTVGATGNVTGPHVHYEVWIGESNRTDPMDYMKVGLGQY encoded by the coding sequence GTGGAAAAGATGATCAAAAAACGCATCGACCAGGTTAAGGAGAAAGGGCACCAACGACTGACCGTTCTTCTCATTCCTCACGGTTTCGATAAATCCTTTCACTTTCAGATTTCCATATTCACGATCTTCTTTTTAGTCGGTCTGCTATTTGCCATCGTAGGAATCGCAGTCCTCGGAATCGTAAAATATAATAATACAAGAATCCAGATCAACGCCCTCGCTTCCGTTTACGGAAAATACTTCGACGAGTACATCGAATACAGCGAGAATTTGGGAGATATCCGAGACGACTTCACTAGTCTTACGGAAAATCTACAGGAGATTCATTCTTTAGTGGATGGAGAATCGGAAGAACTTCTGAAACTTCCGGAAGAATCCGACTCCGAAGATTTAGCGAATAACGAACTGAAATTGGAAGAGGCGGCGGACAAAGACCTGATGTTGGGAAGATCCTATCTTTCCGAGATTTACGGATATCGCTCCGTACGAGTCGCAATGGATAAGAATCGCGCTCTCGTGGATTCTGTTTTCGATTTCTTAGATACTAGATACGGTATTATGAATTCTCTGCCATTCGGAGAACCTTTGATGTCTTATAACCTGACCTCTTATTACGGAATGAGAAGGTCTCCCACTTTCGGATACATGGAATTCCATGACGGTGTGGATTTGGCGAACGTGCCGGGAACTCCTATCTATGCAACTGGAGACGGAAAAGTATATCGAGCCATTTACTCTCCTCGAGGATACGGAAATCATATCGTGCTCGCTCACGCAAACGGATACTATAGTCTCTACGGTCACTGCACTAGACTGCTCGTGAGAGAAGGGGACTCCGTCCACAAAAACCAGATGATCGGAACCGTGGGTGCGACAGGAAACGTAACCGGACCTCACGTACATTACGAAGTATGGATAGGAGAATCCAATCGGACCGATCCTATGGATTATATGAAAGTTGGACTAGGGCAATACTGA
- a CDS encoding thiolase C-terminal domain-containing protein, with product MNYPVLLGVADSTIKDFSEAEYQAWDGSQKVFHHYKKSIETLLHFLGMKNETLASEITDFVSIEAASLGKGGYGHTVRIANELGYTGMKAHLIDLGGASVTGAIGQARTILVDNPDAVVLVAGADIPKSAFRLVSDLKRVNETVCHPEYELDNGATLISMYGLLMKRMMFEEGITSQDLADITKKFRSNAIGNPRAHSYGQEITDKQLNRNIADPYPTPMIAIVTDHGFATLLVSEKTAEEWKKKGWIRKDLNPIYLVGASHTAHSEYFILKGDFGSPAGNSAEKLFSSSGYKREEVDYAWIYDCFTGMVIMQSSEYFKIRKKNVVSSLKQGGLKLSDGKEIQINKLGGILNYQAAMSISAATGLVDIAVQYGLYAQAGELGKTESAFPELSLLGGNGGIDSINSVALFAKKAPGTERKSAPPKLAQLKLNRLGADPGETGTIWSSTTVNMNPGFSWKPPYSLALVKLGENRFVLANVHEKDGSLRKTGDDLSYDQTKVKIDLDGKRWKAILL from the coding sequence ATGAATTATCCCGTTCTTTTAGGAGTAGCGGACAGTACGATTAAGGATTTTTCAGAAGCGGAATACCAGGCTTGGGACGGATCCCAGAAGGTATTCCACCATTATAAAAAATCCATCGAAACGCTTTTGCATTTTCTAGGTATGAAGAATGAGACCTTGGCTTCCGAGATCACGGACTTCGTGAGTATCGAGGCGGCATCTCTGGGAAAAGGCGGTTACGGTCACACTGTGAGAATCGCGAACGAACTCGGATATACGGGAATGAAAGCTCACTTGATTGATTTGGGAGGCGCAAGCGTTACTGGAGCAATCGGCCAGGCGAGAACGATCCTAGTGGATAATCCGGACGCGGTCGTTCTCGTGGCCGGCGCGGATATTCCAAAGTCCGCATTTCGTTTGGTTTCGGATCTCAAGAGAGTGAACGAAACCGTATGCCATCCGGAATATGAATTGGATAACGGAGCCACTCTTATCTCCATGTACGGTCTTCTCATGAAGAGAATGATGTTCGAAGAAGGAATTACTTCTCAGGATCTTGCGGATATCACCAAGAAATTTCGTTCGAATGCGATCGGAAATCCTAGAGCTCATTCTTACGGACAGGAAATCACGGACAAACAACTTAATCGTAATATCGCAGATCCGTATCCTACTCCTATGATTGCTATCGTAACCGATCACGGCTTCGCAACCTTGCTCGTATCCGAAAAAACCGCGGAAGAATGGAAGAAGAAGGGATGGATTCGAAAAGATCTGAACCCTATTTATTTGGTCGGTGCTTCGCATACGGCCCATAGCGAATATTTTATCCTTAAGGGTGACTTCGGATCTCCTGCGGGAAACTCCGCCGAGAAACTATTCTCCTCCTCCGGATACAAGAGAGAAGAAGTGGATTACGCATGGATTTACGATTGTTTCACCGGAATGGTGATCATGCAATCTTCCGAATATTTTAAAATACGAAAGAAGAATGTCGTATCCTCCCTGAAGCAAGGCGGTCTTAAGCTTTCCGACGGAAAGGAAATCCAAATCAACAAGTTAGGCGGAATTCTGAATTATCAAGCTGCCATGTCCATATCCGCAGCCACCGGACTTGTAGATATAGCGGTTCAGTACGGTTTGTATGCACAGGCGGGAGAGTTAGGCAAAACCGAATCCGCTTTTCCGGAACTATCCCTTTTGGGAGGAAACGGCGGAATTGATAGCATTAATTCCGTTGCGTTATTCGCTAAGAAAGCGCCGGGAACGGAGCGTAAGTCGGCACCTCCTAAATTAGCCCAACTCAAACTCAATCGTTTAGGTGCGGATCCGGGAGAAACGGGAACGATTTGGTCTTCCACTACCGTCAATATGAATCCCGGATTCTCTTGGAAGCCTCCTTATTCTCTTGCTTTGGTCAAATTGGGAGAAAATCGATTCGTGCTGGCTAACGTGCATGAGAAGGACGGATCCTTACGCAAAACCGGTGACGATTTGTCCTACGATCAAACTAAGGTGAAGATTGATCTAGACGGGAAAAGATGGAAAGCTATCCTTTTGTAA